tcttttttttttttctttcctcttctctttttttttttttttttttttttgaggcaggatttcttgtatcccaggctggccttgaatttcccTAGGATGGTCTTAGACTTCAAACACTCTTGcctcctctacttcctgagaGCTGGCATTTCAGATTCATCattatgcctttttaaaaatgcacttcTGGGGTTCATGCTAATTCATCTTCgggttttgtgcatgctaagcgAGCCTCTCACTAACTTAGCAACATCTCTTGCCTTgtcttataatttaaaattaccaTCACTACCAGCAAAGAAACAATAGTAAAAACTGGTATTAAACCCAAAGCCTTTGTATTGGCTAAAGAAATGAAGTGTTGCCTCCATCAATATCGAGTGTTGCCTCCAGCAATAGACTTCAgcgaatgaacacacacatatatgtatatgtatgtatatacacacacacacacacacatacacacatacacacacacacacacacacacacacacacacacacacacacacatgttgttaCCATCCATGGAAGTGGAACACCCAGCTTCTACACTGATCAAGAGAGATATACAACCCTGGAGTCGGGAGAAAGGAAATTATTTTGATCTTCAAATAACTCCAAGGCAACCCATTGGAACATCCCATTACTTTGGAGGATGTCACCAAGGCCCAGAGCTAAGAGTCACACATAGAGCCCAGATCCAATTCTTCCAGGCCATCTGGCTTCTTAAGTGTCAGTtcctttatctttaaaatgattgTTAAATTCTGGCCACGAGCCATCATGTGGATTTGAAAGAGATAAAAGATGCGAACACACTTTGTAAACTGTAAAGCAACAGACATTGAGTTAGTCATTGCTTACTTTTATTATTCCCTGGGCATGATAGATCAGGCTTTAACTCTGGGGCAGATAAGGTAATCTCTCCTGTTTTTAGGATTTCAGATGTGGGGAAAGGGATTCTTGCTCCTGCAAATTGTCTCTGAACTCTCTCCATAAATCACTCAGCACTTTGAATCTTTTGATGGGGAGTGGTCTCCAGGCAGTGATCTCCCAGTGAACAAGAGGCCCATCATTTGCTGGAAGAGGTTATCGTTGCTGGCGATCCCTTCTCAGTCAGACAGGATTTTAAGATTCAGTAACCAGGGAGTCACTATTATCTCCAGAAGTGATAGGGTCACCTTAGGGTCACCTACTCCCTGCTCTGTCTTACACATTTCAGTATTATCTTCAATTTGCCCTGGATCACTATTTAACGGGAGCCAAGCTCAGAGCTCCTGGCATGCCCAGAGGTCCAGCTGGAATCTGGCTTAGACGAGAAAGGGGGTCGAAtaacatcttttcatttttttcgaCGTATGTAATCCtctgaatataaaatgaatgacTATAAGGACTTCAAACTCACTGGTGATCAAGGATGCCAAgatgaataaaacagaaagtaaattATAAACATAGCCACGTGCTGCATGAAAATGCTCTAGTTTATAATAGACTGCATACATGACCATAGTCACATATGACTATGATGCAATGTAAACATTTCTATCACCTAGCTCTGAGATCGAAGCCCTGGTCATGCCAGTGGCAAGCATCTCTCATGAGTTTGTGCGGATGTTGATGTAAGGCAAGTGACACAGTGAGTGATGTTTGATAACAGGCATGAATGACTACGTGCCTGGTTAATGCATTTGCTATATGATTCTCTCAATCAATATTTTAGAGTGTACTACcggttgttttttaaaaaatgctgggactggagagatggctcagcagttaggagtgcttgctgcttcttgcagaggacccaagttcagttcccagcacccatgacagGTCctttacaactgtctgtgactccagctctgaGGAGATGCaatgccttttctggcctctgaaacacacacacgcacacatggacacacgcacacacggaCACGCACGGACACgtacgcacacgcacgcacacgagCACATTCAAATGCTCTCGCATGcgagcacacacatgtactctgTAACAAACTCATTCATCTCGTGTTTAGTGTTTCCCTCAGCCGTGTCAAAGGCTATGTGGAGTGATTGACCTAACAGGTGTGCCCACTATGCAGCGTGCAGGCCACATGTGTTCCAGGATAGCTGTCAGCAAAGCTCAACACAAAACTTCcagtttatttaaaacattatgagaAGATGTTGTGACTTGATTAtgccccttctcctccttcctcctcctcctcctcctcctcctcctcctcctcggaaAAAGAGAGTGGGTGGAGGTAATTAcagagctcaggctggctttagCCTTTGTTTGTAGCCAGCCAAAGAAGACCTTaagatttttataaatatttatttatttaaagatttatttatttataggaatacactgtagctgtcttcagacataccagaagagggcatcccattacagaaggttgtgagccaccatatggttggtgggaattgaactcaggacctctggaagagcagtcagtgtttttaacagctgagccatctctccagcccttaatatttatttttattatgtgtgtatgggtattttgcacacacacacacacacacaccatgtgcatgcagtacccatgggAGCTTGCATGAGGGTGTTGGCTTTCCTGGAACCCTAGTGATAGACTGTCATTAgtcactatgtaggtgctgggaaccgaaccctgGTCCTCTTTAAGAGCAACACCTACTCAGGAAATACAGGATGCACCCCCACGCCTGGTTTATGGAACTCAGGACTTCTTATAGGCTAGGCTAACGCTCTGCTAACCGCTCTGCTAACCGAGCTACACCTCTAGCTCCTCCCAGCCCTACCTTGTcttttgagtctctctctctctctctctctctctctctctctctctctctctctctctctctctccctccctccctccctccctctcttcccctccctctctccctcccccctcctcttgtTCTTCAGCAGATAGCTACACTGCATCACAAAGTCAAAAGATTGGACACAGCTGAACCTGGATTTGTGATAAGTACATTCTATCATGGTCTCAccacagtgaaaaaaaatcacataacaaAGCAGTTTTCATACTGTGTGTTATTTAAACAAGACACAATAGCATCAGCTACAAAATCTGGTGTGTTCTATGAAGAAAAAGCAGACAGTTGAAACAACGTGGAGTAGAGGGGAACTTGATCTGCTCCCCAACAACAAGAATGAGATCTGAAGGATAGCGGCATTAGTGATCTTGGTGTCAGCGGAAGGCATCCCAGAAAACAGCTATggcatgtgcaaaggccctggaaGCAGTGGGAATAGGGAGCCTCCTACATAGCTTGAACCCAGACCGGGGAGGAGCATTCTCAGCCTGGGAAGAATTCTGCTCATTATCCTAGAGCAATAGGAAGCCGTTGGGAGGTTTTAAGCAGGGGAGTGACAagaccacatgtgtgtctgtcttaAGGTCACTCCGTCTGTAGCGTGGAGAATGGATTGGAGCTGGGGTGACTATGGAAGGAAAGAGCACGGTTAGAATTATAAGCTCGGAGCTCTGAGCCCCTTGCCTCTCTGGCAGCCAGCTCAGAGCCCTTGCACCGCTGGACTTCTGCCTCCTCCCTCAACTGGCAGCTGGATCTCAGATGAGTCTCTTAAGCATCCTGTTGCCATGGGTTTTgaaatctgtaaaatggggaaaGACTCTTTCCCATGCCTGactaattttatttccttcactgCATATATTCAGTAACATTTGGGAGTTCTTTATAGCATTGGCTGGAAGCAGTGGTCAAAGCCAGTGACTACAGGGCTTCCGTCTCTAGCAGAGGCCTATGCCCAATGCCTTCTTTATTCACGTTATACAAATTTGCTCTGTCTTCAGGTGTAGGGCTGCTTTCTGTCTTTGGTTACAGAGAAATAGCAGCAGTTAGATATTATAGACTGGAAGACACCAATATAGCTGCATCCATCATCAGCAGTGAGCGCAGTGAGTGCCCTGTCTTCTGCCCAACCTCTACTCTGGGTCCTATGAGTTGACGCTTTGCATCTTCATGATCCTGTCCATATTTGTTGCTGTGGGTCAGGCTCTGAGCCAGCACAGACCTGTTTCCTGTTCTCAGGAGTCTTTCTATGTCATCTAAAACTCTGCTTTTTAAGTTGTAACACTGTAGGGGCTAGAGAGCCGAATCAGTGATCaagagcactttctgttcttgcTGAAGATTGTTGGTTCTTAGCACCTACAGGAGACTTACCACTGCCTgttattccagttccaggggatctggtgcctcCTACTGGCCTTCTCAAGCATTATAATCATATGGCGAGTGTGCACGAccgacccccccccctccaaatgTAAAGATTAGTCATGGAGACTACTAGTGCCATGTACATTGATAATGACTTAAAAGGAGAGCTGACTTGAAAAGCTGGAAATGTTGTCTCCGCTGCCAGTTTTGATCCAGAGTATCTAAAAGTAGGACCCTTCCGTTGACCTTAGTATAAGCCTTAGTTTCTGCATCAGATGAAGGGTAGAGAGAAGTCTCAGGACATCCGCAAAGAAATGCTGCAATTCTATAATGTTTCCCTTACTACTTGGATCCCTGAACCCCTTTTCCAAATCCTATGTATGGTTCCCCCCACCTCATTTCAAAAGAATCAGTCTTCTTCACTAAAGGGATCCCAACTTTAAATGCTCATAATAGTCTTGGTGATTGACACACCCAGTAGGGAGGGGTGGGCTCTCTAGCTAGAcaggagcatgtgtcctacttAAAGGAGACAACTTCTTCTCAATGCCAGCAAATCACTACTTTCTATTAAAAAATGTAGGCGGGAGCCAACTTCCATTCTAGGACCATCTAGCCTTtggatattatgaataatgtTATCATCTATAAACTCCATGCATGAGAAGAACCATGTGCCATGGTTCCAAACGACACCCAATATGTTAGGTAACTTTACACTTTTCTGTTGGGTTGCATTCTTGGTATCCTTAGCAGCCTTGCTGTCCACACATCCTGGGTTAGATGAGGATCTTTAAAAAGCACTATTTTCTCTCTAGCCACattagctgtctgtctgtcttcaacTCTATTTTgcgtttttatttgttttatgcaaATTGAAACCCACAAGACCCTTCCTACCTCATCTCTTGCTGAACAACCCATCATGACATCCCAAGGACTCCTATTTATTTCCCTCTGCCTAGTATTTCCTGAACACTTCCCATGCACTGCTCCTAGAGTGGGACAGGGCAGAAAATGGTCAGAGTGCATGCCTCCGAGATCCCTTCATGTGCCCGGTCCCTCATAGGCTGCAACATCAGCAGCTTCTTAGACATCTCCGCTAGTCTTTCGACCTCCAGTACCCAGTTCCTTTTTAGGTTTCTGGCCAACAAAGTCTATACTCTTTGGCCCTGATGCTCCTCAAACATGGGCTTCAGCAAGGTCCTCTATAACCAGCCTTAGAGAAGCCACTGTTGCTATCTCCCATCCCTCTTGGCCGATGGTGCCAGACTTCAACTGGAAATGACTCTTTCTCTGTTTGGGTCTGGGAAAACTCAACAGCTCTTGCCCAGGGCCGTGCTTAACACAGAGTGGCTTACCACAACCACAATTTGTCCCTGCTGGATCATGAAGAGGTAGTGTTTGGTGTCCTTCGCCTTGCATCTGGGCTGGCCTGAGAGACTTGCTTAACCAGTAGACTAAACTGGAAATGGTGTCACAAGACTTCCAAGACTGTCAGAAGATGCCTTGCGGCCACCATCTAAGCCTCTGGGGACACTTTCTCTCCGAGCCATAGCTGCCAAGTGTGTCCAGCTGTCCTGAAGCCATTATGTTGTGAGAAAAGCCAAAGTACATAGAGAAGCCAGTATGGGGGACTCTCTGGTCAGTATGCTGGTTGAGCTGGCTCACAGCCGGGGGCTGAATTGTCCTTTTGAGAATCAATCTTCCACTGCTCATTTGATACAATGAGTGTAGTGGGCAACCTCTCTTAACTTCAAGAGTCACGAGCAAGGCTAAGTGGCGATTTTAAGACTTGATCTTGAGCTTGCTTGTTGTATACCAACACATAACCAGAACGGTGCTCCCTAACTCTCGACTGAATGAATCAAGGATTCGTTTCTGATATATGAAGCTCAAGTGGTATCTCTAAACTATTCAAGTCCTATTGCTTGAGAAATGAGGTTTGGGGATTGCATTCACAATCCTCTCTCATCTGGCTTCAGCCTGCTTTTCAGACTTtattgcttgctctctctctctctctctctctctctctctctctctctctcggcatGAATCTAGCCTAAGTTAAAGTTTGAGCTGTTTCCCAAACATACAAATACTTCTTCAACTCCGCTCCTTTACTTAACACACTCTTCTCTCTCAGTCCCAATGTTCTTTTCTCCTCCTGCCTTGGTCAGTGGGTTGACATTCAATGTGCTTATCAAGACTATAGTCAAACACCTTTCCCGGTTGCACAGTCCAACTgtgccccttcctctctctggccTTCTCATTTGATTGTTTAAATCCTTTCACTGTATTGAGTCTCAATCATTTCTCACCTCCCTGTTGCATGGCCATCTCCTCGTGTGGGATGGGAAAATGGCAAggtaaggatatatatatatatatatatatatatatatatatatatatatatatatatatataaagggcACACAATCTACCTGCATGAAGGCTGTGAGTTGTGACACAGAGTGGCACATACAGTTCCCCAAGCCAAGTGCTCACATCcttcaagagaaagaaatctcCAGGAGAGGCATGGGCTTTGGTGATGACTAGGGTTTTGAACATAACTGTGTCAAATACTGTGTGGCTTTGGGCAAGCTGTTTAAACTCTCTGGGTTCCAGTTTCCTTATGTGAAATGGATTGCGCTCATGAGAACAGGTCCAAAGGGTCTAGCTCCGGGTGCTTGGTACAAGagaaactctttttcttttaaattttattttaattaggtattttcttcatttacatttccaatgctatcccaaaagtcccccataccctcctcccacccactcccctacccacccactcccacttcttggccctggtgttcccctgtactgaggcaNNNNNNNNNNNNNNNNNNNNNNNNNNNNNNNNNNNNNNNNNNNNNNNNNNNNNNNNNNNNNNNNNNNNNNNNNNNNNNNNNNNNNNNNNNNNNNNNNNNNNNNNNNNNNNNNNNNNNNNNNNNNNNNNNNNNNNNNNNNNNNNNNNNNNNNNNNNNNNNNNNNNNNNNNNNNNNNNNNNNNNNNNNNNNNNNNNNNNNNNNNNNNNNNNNNNNNNNNNNNNNNNNNNNNNNNNNNNNNNNNNNNNNNNNNNNNNNNNNNNNNNNNNNNNNNNNNNNNNNNNNNNNNNNNNNNNNNNNNNNNNNNNNNNNNNNNNNNNNNNNNNNNNNNNNNNNNNNNNNNNNNNNNNNNNNNNNNNNNNNNNNNNNNNNNNNNNNNNNNNNNNNNNNNNNNNNNNNNNNNNNNNNNNNNNNNNNNNNNNNNNNNNNNNNNNNNNNNNNNNNNNNNNNNNNNNNNNNNNNNNNNNNNNNNNNNNNNNNNNNNNNNNNNNNNNNNNNNNNNNNNNNNNNNNNNNNNNNNNNNNNNNNNNNNNNNNNNNNNNNNNNNNNNNNNNNNNNNNNNNgggagagggaggagagggagagggagagggagagggagagaactccTAGCCAAAGCCAAGGGTATCAGTCTATGTGATGTCAGGGAGCGGCTGCTGAGGACGGTCTTCTCACCAGCAGATTGAGCGGTGGGCACTGGAATCTAAGCTCCCCTCCAGCCCTAACATTCCAAAAGCATTAAAGAAAAAGGATGAATCACCCCCTTCAAAATACCAatatgggctgggccctccccttgCTATCCTCTTGTAGCATAGCTAAGAGCTCTTAATACACacccagcttcctcctgcagctgcCACCAAGCTTCAATCCCCTTTCCCAGGAGTCTCAGAAGCAAGACTGATAATGGACCTCCGGCTTCTCTGTCTCAacagggagccagatctcgttccCAGACTCTGGGGGCCTTTGGGCCTTCTGTGGACATTTGACCTCAGTTTCCTTGAGTGTGGAGAGTGGCTGGGTGTTGAAAGGGTGGCAGGAAATAAAGGGAGACATTGAAAAAAGAGAGGGAACCCTCACATCCTGAGGGGAGGGACAGTTGCCCCGACCCTCTGGACTCTGACTGGTACTGGGTTTGGCAGAGGCGATGTGTCTGTCATAGTTATAAATCTCTGTGGGGGACACTGTCTCTCAGCAGCTGCGTCAGTTCATAGACACAGGCTGCCATAGAAGACTCCTAGATCAATTTTTCTCCTCTAAGGAGTAGGTGACCGTGGGGACGGTGCCTCTTTGCTTACAGCCCTCTCCCTTAGAATTATAGTATTATCGACACTAATCATAATAGGAGGAGAGAGTGGCCAGGGCATCAAGCACACACATTAGTTCTAGGACCAGCGCCTCCTGCCTTCTTCTTGTGGGACCGCCTGCGTCCGGTAGGGTTCTCCGTGCGCGCGCGGAGCCGTCTTGGGCCAGCCCTCCGGGTCTGTCAGTGCGGTGGTCTGTAGCCCGTCACGTCTGCAGCGCGGGTCCTCCCAGCTCACTCTGGCTCCTGGCTCTGAAAGCCGAGAAGCTCGCCGGCTGCGAGCGGGTTTTCCaagtgggcaggggtggggaggaggggcgcgggcgggcgggcgggcccGCGGCGGGAGGAGGGGGCGTCGCGGAGGGAAGACCTCGCATTGTAATCCAATGACATTACCAacgtgggggtgggggcgctGGCCTCCGCGCGCTCTCCGAGTTTTGGCTGCCCGCCCAGCTGGGAATAACTCTCTTCGCATAATTCGCGTGTTTACCAGGCATGAAAATTCTTGCTttgggctcccccccccccccctcgaCCCAAACACCCTCCTCGCCCCCCCCCCGCATGTCCTCCGCCCGGAACAAGTAAAACTCTGTCTACAAAAATATTGGCCCGGGGCATAGAAAGTTTTGCATAAATTCATAAGTGATGAATGGCTGATTTTTAACGTTATTTGGGTATTNNNNNNNNNNNNNNNNNNNNNNNNNNNNNNCATAATTCGCGTGTTTACCAGGcatgaaaattctttctttgggcccccccccccccagctcgaCCCAAGCCCCCTCCTcgtccctcctccccatctcctccgcCCCTCGCAAGTGAAACTCTGTCTACAAAAATATTGGCCCGGGGCATAGAAAGTTTTGCATAAATTCATAAGTGATGAATGGCTGATTTTTAACGTTATTTGGGTATTTGTCAGAACTTAACAAATATACATGGGGACGGCGGTTCATAAACTTAAACATCTCAATATCCTCTTTCTTCTGGAAATAAATTACGTTTGTTTGCCCGGCTTGGAGTCTTAAGGTAGCCGACattaggaatattttaaaagccatCATCCATCGAGCATGTCTCCCAGGCGCCAGAAAGATTAAATGAAAGAATCATAAGATGGAGGTCTTTAACTTTTAATCCTTTTACAATGAAGCCTCAGATAGTCGCGGGGGCAGGGTGCCCTCTCTGGGGGAATAATGCCGTTATTCCTCGGCTCCCAGTTAATGAATACCCTAACGTCTGTCCCACGGCTGACGGAGGCAGCGCCGGGGAGGGGGCTCCGGCTCCCGGGCCAGGCTATTGAAATGAGGAGCCACCGAGGCTGCGTCGGGAGGGAAGAAAGCGCCGGGCTGGAGGGACAGGGAGGGCGGGGCCCGGGGCATTGAGACTGAGCTGGGGACTCGGCGCAGGTTTGAAATAATTAGCATAGATTCGCTGCGACTCCGGAGGGGGGGgcagttgggggggggagaggcggAGGACAGGAGGCTTGGAGGGAGGCGCGACGAGGTggcaagggggtggggaagggagcaaAGGAGAGCGACTGTGGAGTCCAAGATAAATAAAAGGAGCGGGGAGCGGTGTCAGGAAGCCGGCCCACGTGGAGCTGAGTGGATGACCGCCACTGGGGATTGAGGTGGGGAGATGCACGGGAGAGTCTAGAGCCGGTTCCAAGAAGATGAATTTTTAAGGGTGGGGTACAGTGATATTCACCGGAACCTTTAAGGGGTAACTTTGCATCTATCCTAAAGAGCAAAAATCCCATTTtgatttcccctcccttctcaacCCCAAGTGGAATAAGTGTtcagagaaggggggggggtcatGTCCCTCCCTTCAGTGCAGGTCCCAGAGTTGGTAATTTGTACCCAGATTCACATACCTCTGAAATTTGGGACCTCAGTCTTCCTTAGGTCCTGGAAGAGGCCCAGGTGAGTGTCAAATATCCAAATTATCTCTCCCTAGTCAGTTGTGGGTCTGGGACGTGGGGGCTCCAGACCTGCAGGATCCCTGAGGTTGTGTGTAGTTGAATTCAAGGGGGTCACTTTAGCTCCAACCACCATAGTTTCCGGGCGTGCAAAGGGTTAACAAGGGCTGGATATTGTGGTGGGGGTGCAAGGAGGGAGGGGTGGCGGGATCTGGGTGGGCGCGCTCTGACACCCCCCCATTCCTCGGGGGTCAAGTTTCAGCGGCACTCCGCCCCCAGGGAAGGTGTGAAAGACACGTGTCCCCATTGTGAAGGGCCTGTCAGCCTGGACAAAGCAgccgccccctccctccccccctcatCGGCCCAGCCCGGGGTCAGCTCCAGGGGGCCGGCTGGGTGTCGAGGTCACTATAGGCCTGAGCTTTGGTGTCACCGGGGAGGGTACCCTGGGAGACTCTGCAGAAAGCCACATGATACTTAAAAGATGGGGTTTGAGAATAACAcagctctcccccccccaccccccgcacacACACTGAAAATTTTACAGTCACCTTCATCAccccacggggggggggggagtacgaACGGACGAGCATGTCTTCCAATAGGCGTAGTAAGCGAGgcgacacccccccccccatcaatcaCCAACACAAGTGAATCACAGTGTAGAGCCCAGTCGGTTTTAGTGGTTTTCTTTAATCCTGTTCTGCACTTCTTCCTTATTTACTACACGGGatattataaagaataaatagCAGATACTCTTAATTTACATGATTAGTCATTCCATTTGTTCTCTATATTTACAATAACTGTAAAATAACATTGAACTCTATAACTTCTTCGAGGTCTAAGGAAAATCAAAACACTTTCCGAAGAATggaaaatagcttttttttttaaaagtccttctACAAAAGTTCCCCCTCTCTTTgtacttttaagaaaaaataactttTCCCCCCTGCTTCGCCATGCGAAGGGTACTGGGATATAAATAGCAGGTTAACATTATTACCAACAACCAGAATaagtctctcttttctctgctcttttttccttttgcttgcctttttttaaatacagtagaaGCCGGGTAACTTTTGACGTATAATACTGACCttttaataagtaaattaaaactgGGAccgtatatacacacacatatacattcctaCACAGTTAAACAGTGCATTACAGGAACCAGAAAGCCAGGTCTCTGtagccaagaagaaaaaaagttcatTGAAAACCCTCGCTAGAGGGTGGTGAAACTggttggaggtggtggtggtggggggcgtTGGTGGGGATCCATCAAGTGTCTGGGCGCGGGCAGGGGGCCCCCCGAGTTCTAGCAGGAACACTTACACTCGGAAATGATGGGGTACTGGATGGGAATCCAGCCGCAGCGCTGACCCCCGCGCCGCTGACAGCGCCACCGCAGCACCGTGAGGTGCACAGACTTGGATGGCTTACACACCATGCCCTCGGGCACAGAGCAGGAGCGCTTGCTGAAGCAGCTGCCCACCTTCACGTAGCGTGGCCAAAAGCGGCTGCCTAGGTCGTTCCACGCGTACAGCACCGGGCAGAAGGTCTGTGACCACAGCCACATCTGTaacttcctcctcagcttcttgctCAGGCGCTGTTTCTTGCCTTGGGCCAAGCCCTCGGAGAACTCCAGCCCTTTGATCTCGCTCGGCATGGCCCCCGACGGCCGCTGCCGCAGCAGCTGGTCCAGCTCCGCCAGGTCCTCGGCACCTCCAGCCGGTCCCCCGCCCCCTCCGGGTCGGTCCTCTGGGGGCGAAGTGGCCATAAAGCCCGGGTCGTAGTGGCCCCCGAGCAGCGAGCGCAGCAGCGTCTCGTTCAGATCCTTCTCCTTAGGGTCAAAGATAGGGTCTGGATGTTCGATGAGGTCCACCAGGGGCAGGTTGTCGCTGGGTGCTGGGCGGATGTGTAGATAGTGCTGGCCGCCGGCTGGTGCTGCCCGCAGCCCCAGGACCACCACCAGGGCGTAGAGGGTGACCCCCAGGCTGGGGCAGCGCTCCATGCCTCCCGCGCGCGCCCCGGGGCTGCCTCTTCGTCCCGCGTCCCCGGAGGAGAGCACGCCGAGTCCGCGGCGCTGCCGCGCTCCCCGGTCCCTCCGGAGGCGGCTCACCCGAGGCTGAGCAGGCGCAGGGCAGGCAGCATGAGCCGCGAGGAGAGCCGTTCGCGCAGCGCCGGCTCCCGCCGCGGCGCAGAAG
Above is a genomic segment from Mus caroli chromosome 11, CAROLI_EIJ_v1.1, whole genome shotgun sequence containing:
- the Nog gene encoding noggin codes for the protein MERCPSLGVTLYALVVVLGLRAAPAGGQHYLHIRPAPSDNLPLVDLIEHPDPIFDPKEKDLNETLLRSLLGGHYDPGFMATSPPEDRPGGGGGPAGGAEDLAELDQLLRQRPSGAMPSEIKGLEFSEGLAQGKKQRLSKKLRRKLQMWLWSQTFCPVLYAWNDLGSRFWPRYVKVGSCFSKRSCSVPEGMVCKPSKSVHLTVLRWRCQRRGGQRCGWIPIQYPIISECKCSC